The sequence TGCCCATGCTGTAGGGATGGCTCACGACTTTTGCTCCTAGGGCAGAAGCGATGGCCAAGGTTTCGTCCCTTGAGCCGTCGTTGACCACAACGATTTCCGCCTCTGGAAAGTGGTGGCGCAGCTTCGGCAACAAGTGCTTCAATCCTTCCGCTTCATCCCGGGCGGGCAGCACGATGGACAGGGTTTCGGGGCGGGGTGGCGGAACGGAACGGAACTCGGTGGAATTCATGGATTGGCATCGTCACCACAGGGGGGTCCGATTAAGCCTAGTCCATGTGCCCGCTTTTTCCCGCCCGGTGGGCCGGTCTTTCCCGAGGCTGACACAGACTCCGAGTGCGCGGCCACTGCGTTACAATAGGCCGATGGCCGCCACCCCCCACTGCCCATTCATGAGCCGCTACCACTGCGCCTTTGCCCTGCTGGGCTTGGTCCTGCTGAGCGCCTGCCAGGCCCCCACCGAGACCGAACTGACCGGCGCCATTCAAGGCACGAGTTACCACATCAAGCTGGTGCTGGCCGGGCTCCCGGTGACGGTGGACCAGGTCAAGGCCGATATCGAGGAGACCTTCCGGCAGGTCGACGAAAAGCTCTCCAACTGGCGTGAAGATTCGGAGATCTCCCGCATCAACGCCCAAAAAACCAGCGACTGGCTCCCCGTGTCGCCGGAACTTGCCACAGTCTTGGCCATCGCCCGGAGCGTCCACGACCGCTCGGGGGGGTGCTACGACCTTACCGTGAAGCCCATCTTCGATTTGTGGGGCTTTTCAAAACACGCGGGGAAAATCCCCGAGCCCGCGGCCATCGACCGCGCCTTGGCCCACGTGGGGATGGACAAGCTGGAGCTGGATGAGGCACAGCGGCGGCTCCGCAAATTGGATCCGGCGCTGGAGATCAGCCTGGATTCCATCGCCCAGGGCTATACCGTGGCCGCGGTGGCGGAACGCTTGGAACGGCGCGGCATTCACAACTACCTGGCAGAAATCGGCGGGGAGATGAAGGTCAAGGGCAAGAAGGCCAACGGCCAACCCTGGCGGGTGGCGATCGAAAAACCCACGCCTTTCACCCGGGAGGTTCAGCGGGTGCTGGACATCCAAGAGGAAAAAGGCACCGCAGTCATGACCGCCGGCACCTACCGCAATTTTTTCCAGGAGCAGGGCCAAACGTATTCCCACATCCTAAATCCCAAGACCGGCCGCCCGGTCACCCACAACCTGCTGTCGGTCACCGTGCTGCACGAAGATCCCACCTGGGCCGACGCCTGGGACACCGCCCTGCTTTGCGTCGGCGAAACCGAGGGCGCCAAGCTCGCCGAAGCCGAGCATCTGAAGGCGCTGTTCATCTACCGCGATGGTAGCGAGCTCAAGGAGCGCATGAGCAGCGCCTTCCTGGCGGAGCCCCCCGCGCAGCGCTGAGGGCTGCGCGGCCGGTCCGCGGGGGTCAGGCGGAAGGTTCCGCCACCAGCACCACCATGCTGCGATCCTGCACCCACAGGGATGGCTCTTGCTGGGGAACGCCATGCCCGGGCTGGCACACGTCGAAGGGAGGTGCGGCGTCGGTGTCGACCATCTTGAACCAGCGGCAACCTTGGGGCGGAGCGGGAAGCACAAAGCTCACCGGGTGGGGATGGGCATTGAACAATAGGCACAGCTCCGGTCCCTCCTCGTCCCGCACGTGGATGTGACTCCCTATGGCGGTGTCCCCATGCCAGTCCGGTATCAACCCGGCGGGATTGAACCAGCTCACGTCCTCCGGCCGGTAGAACTTCTCCCGGGATAGCACCGGATGGCGGCGCCGGAAGGCGATCATGCCGCGCACGAATTCGAGGAAGTCGCGGTTCTTTTCCACTAAGGTCCAGTCGTACCAGGAGATCTCGTTATCCTGGCAGTAGGCGTTATTATTGCCGCGCTGGGTCCTGCAAAATTCGTCACCCCCTAGGATCATGGGCACCCCCCGCGACACGAGCAGGGTCGCCATGAAATTCTTCATTTGCCGTAGCCGGATCCGGTTGATGGTCGGGTCGTCGGTCGGTCCCTCCCAGCCGTAATTGGCGCTGTAGTTGCAATTGCAGCCGTCGCGATTGTTCTCGCCGTTGGCGAAATTGTGCTTGCGCTCGTAGCTGACCAGGTCGTTCAGCGTGAAGCCGTCATGGCAGGTGACGAAGTTGATGCTGTTGACCGGCGCCTTGCCGCTGTGTTCGTAGACGTCGGCGCTACCGCACAGGCGGCTGGCCAGGGCGCCCGCCATGCCCGGGTCGCCCCGCCAGTAGCGGCGCACATCGTCGCGGTAATGGCCGTTCCACTCCGACCAGCGCTCGCCCGGGAACCGCCCCACCAAATAGGCCCCACCCGCGTCCCAGGCCTCGGCAATGAGCTTGACATCGCGCAGGATGGGATCTTCGGCGATTTGTTCCAGGAGGGGCGGATTGGGCACTAGCTGGCCGTTGCGGTCGCGCCCGAGGATCGAGGCGAGGTCGAAACGGAAGCCGTCCACATGCATTTCCACCACCCAATAGCGCAAGCAATCGAGGATGTAATTGCGCACCACCGGGTGGTTGCAGTTCATGGTGTTACCGCAGCCCGAATAGTTCTTGTAGCGGCGTTTGTCTTCCTCGAGGATGTAGTAGATGCTGTTGTCGAGTCCGCGGAAATTGAGGGTCGGGCCGGTCTCGTCGCCTTCCGCGGTGTGGTTGAATACCACGTCGAGCAACACCTCGATCCCCGCCTTGTGGAGGGCCTTCACCATGGCCTTGAACTCGTCCACCTGGCACCCGGGGTAAAGACGGCTGCCGTATCCTTCGTAAGGGGCGAAGAAGGCGATGGTGTTGTAGCCCCAGTAATTCTTCAAGCGTTCGCCGGTCTCCGGATTGACCAAGGTGTTCTCGTGGGGATTGAACTCCTGCAGCGGCATGAATTCGACGGCCGTAATGCCGAGCCGCTTGAGGTAGGGAATCTTGTCGATCACGCCGAGATAGCTGCCCCTGAACTTACCGCCGGAAGAAGGGTGCATGGTGAGTCCTCGGACATGGGTCTCATAAATGACCAGATCCGACCAGGGATGATAGAGCGGCCGATCGTCTTCCCAGTCGAAGCCATTGGCCGTGACCACGTTCTTGACGATGGCCGGCGGGTGAGGGGGTGGGTCATCCGCGGTCGGAGCGCCGGTGGAGCAAAACCCGGAAAAGTCCCAGCAGGGGGGGCTGGCGAGCGCCGTGGCATAGGGATCGAGCAGGATTCTCCGGCTGTCGAAGCGATGCCCGTGTTCCGGCGCGTTGGGCCCGTCCACTCGATAGGCGTAGACCAGCCCTCTGCCCGCCCCCTCGATGCAGATGTGCCACATATCGCCGGTCTTGTGGTGTCGCGGATCCAATTCGATGGTTTGAAATGGCTCGGTGGCGTGGATGTCCTCGAATAGGAGCAGCCAAACCCGCGTGGCATGGCGGCTGAACAGGGCAAAATTCACCCCACCCTTGTGCAGGTGCACGCCATGGGGCAAGGGAGAACCGGCGCAGTAGGAAAACACCGGCTTCTTGACGGGCACGAGGTCCAGGGCGCGTTCGACGGATTTCATGGTGCTGTCCGATAGCAACTCCAGGTCCACGCTGTCGGCAAACCAGCCCCCGGCCCCGTCGCAGCCATCGCGACGGGAAAACAACCTAGAAAAATCAAATAATTGCCTTATTTTCCGGGAATCTGGAAAGTAATCTTACCATTCTCCTGGGTCAATCCCGAAATCCGGGATTCCACTTGGGGATAGGACGGTGCCCCTGGCGGGACGGGCAGTGGCGCCCAAGCTCGGCAACGCACAGGCGCCGAGACGCCTTGAGCCCACTAGGGTGGCGGGCGGTCGCCGAAGAAATTTGTGGCTCCCCTGGAATTTTTTTTGGCCTGCTCGGTCGAATCGCTCGTCAGTGAGGATGAGCCTCATTGACGTGTGATCAACAACAAGCGTTTGGAGGTTAAGTTATGGCTGCAACCACCGTAAGCGGTGTAGAAGCGCAGGACAAGCCGCTCTTGGACGTCAAGTGGCTGGTGTTTGCGCTCTCGATTTACACCGTGTTCTACATCTGGGTCCGCTGGTATGAAGGGGTCTATGGCTGGTCGGCCGGTCTGGACGCCTTCGCCCCGGAATTCGAGACCTATTGGATGAACTTCCTGTACACCGAGATCGTGCTGGAAGTCGTCACGGCGTCGATTCTGTGGGGTTACCTGTGGAAGACCCGGGACCGTAACCTGGCCGCGCTCACGCCGCGGGAGGAGCTGCGCCGCAACATCACCCACCTGATCTGGCTGCTCGCCTATGCGTGGGCGCTGTACTGGGGCGCAAGCTATTTCACCGAGCAGGATGGCACCTGGCATCAGACGATCGTGCGCGACACGGACTTCACTCCGTCGCACATTATCGAGTTCTACCTGAGCTATCCGATCTACATCATCACGGGCTTCGGTACCTTCCTGTATGCCAAGACCCGGTTGCCGTACTTCGCGCAGGGTATCTCGCTGCCCTACCTGATCCTGGTGATCGGCCCCTTCATGATTCTGCCTAACGTCGGGCTGAACGAATGGGGGCACACCTTCTGGTTCATGGAGGAGCTGTTTGTAGCGCCCCTGCACTATGGCTTTGTGGTCTTCGGCTGGCTGGCGCTGGCCATTTGCGGCGTGCTGCTGCAGATCTTCGCCAGCTTCTCCAACCTCATCAAGAAGGATCTTTGTCCGGATCTGCCTTGATCGGGGAGCTTCCTTCCAGAGTGCCGGGGTGAGATTCTAGGACCGAACCCACTCCGATCCCGCTGACGGAAGGTGCAAGCCACGGCCTCGAAAGGGATTTCGAGCCGTGGCTTTTTCATGCCCGAAGGCGGGCGCCAATCCGGGGCCCGCTCACCGAACAAGCCATTTGTGGAGAGTAAATAAAGCTGTTACGATCCCGTGAAAGCACGCCTTCCATTGGCAAGTTCTCGATAGCCACCTACTTGGGTGGCCCGGTTTCGTACGCAGGTAGCGGCGGGATCCGGGCCCATCGGCAGGACTTCGGCCAGCCTTGCCGGGCGACCGCTGTTCCTTGCCACCCCGGGATGTTCTGCCATGACCACAACCCCCCTGGCCCTGAAGCGCATCGCGTGCCTGTTGCTTGGCGGCCGTTGGGGGATATTGGCTTGGGGCCTCTCCTTGATCGCGGTGGTGGCCGTTGCCCTATGGGATGCCCACACGCTGGCCATGCCCCTCTTGATGATCAAGACCGCCTCCTGGGGATTTTGGGGTTTCGGGATAGTCCGCGAACGCAAGATGCGCGCCGCCTTGGCCTGCACCGGCCCGGGGGCAGAGACCTAGTCGAGCTGTCGGAAATTCCCGTAGAATGGGACTTGCTTGTTGCCCGCAGTGACCATGAACGGCGCCCCCGATCTCTTTTCCTATCGAAAACACTGGGCCGAGTGCTTTGGCACCGCCCCCCAATTGCCCATGAGCCGCGCGGAGATGGACGCTTTGGGCTGGGATTGCTGCGATGTGGTGATCGTCACCGGCGATGCCTACGTGGATCACCCCAGTTTCGGCATGGCGATCATCGGACGGCTGTTGGAAGCCCAGGGCTTCCGAGTCGGCATCATTGCCCAGCCGGACTGGACCTCGGCCGAGGATTTCCGTCGGCTGGGCAAGCCCAGGCTGTTCTTCGGTGTCACTGGCGGCAACATGGATTCCATGGTGAACCGCTACACGGCCGATCGGCGCATACGCTCCACCGACGCCTATACCCCCGACGGGGAACCCAATCGAAGGCCGGACCGCTGTGTCACGGTGTATGCCCACCGTTGCCGGGAGGCCTATAAAGACGTGCCCATCGTGCTAGGGGGGATTGAGGCGAGCCTGCGCCGCATCGCCCACTACGACTACTGGTCCGACAGTGTGCGCCGTTCGGTGCTGGTGGATGCCAAGGCCGACCTGTTGGTGTACGGCAACGGCGAGCGGGCGGTGGTAGCCATCGCCCACCGGCTCGCCGCCGGCGAACCCATTACCCAGCTCACCGATATCCGCGGCACGGCGTTCCTGCGCAAGGGCGTGCCGCCGGACTGGACGGAAATCGATTCCACCAGCCTTGATAGGCCCGGCCCCAAATTCGCGGCCACAGACCCCTACGCTGCCCGACCGCCCTGCGACCCTCGACCCGAGGCCCGCGTCCTGCGTCCCGACCAGCGCGCCGCAACGGTCATCCGCCTGCCCAGCTTCGAGGCGGTGCGCGACGACCGGGTACTCTACGCCCACGCCTCCCGGATCTTGCATTTGGAGACCAATCCCGGCAACGCCCGCGCCTTGGTGCAGCGCCACGGCGACCGCGAGGTCTGGGTCAATCCACCGCCTATCCCGCTTTCCACCCAGGAACTGGATGGCGTGTACGATTTACCCTACTCCAGGCGCCCGCACACCAGCTACGGCGACCGCAAGATTCCCGCCTTCGAGATGATCCAGCACTCGGTGACCATCATGCGCGGCTGCTTCGGCGGCTGCACCTTTTGT is a genomic window of Candidatus Methylocalor cossyra containing:
- a CDS encoding FAD:protein FMN transferase; amino-acid sequence: MAATPHCPFMSRYHCAFALLGLVLLSACQAPTETELTGAIQGTSYHIKLVLAGLPVTVDQVKADIEETFRQVDEKLSNWREDSEISRINAQKTSDWLPVSPELATVLAIARSVHDRSGGCYDLTVKPIFDLWGFSKHAGKIPEPAAIDRALAHVGMDKLELDEAQRRLRKLDPALEISLDSIAQGYTVAAVAERLERRGIHNYLAEIGGEMKVKGKKANGQPWRVAIEKPTPFTREVQRVLDIQEEKGTAVMTAGTYRNFFQEQGQTYSHILNPKTGRPVTHNLLSVTVLHEDPTWADAWDTALLCVGETEGAKLAEAEHLKALFIYRDGSELKERMSSAFLAEPPAQR
- the glgX gene encoding glycogen debranching protein GlgX, with translation MKSVERALDLVPVKKPVFSYCAGSPLPHGVHLHKGGVNFALFSRHATRVWLLLFEDIHATEPFQTIELDPRHHKTGDMWHICIEGAGRGLVYAYRVDGPNAPEHGHRFDSRRILLDPYATALASPPCWDFSGFCSTGAPTADDPPPHPPAIVKNVVTANGFDWEDDRPLYHPWSDLVIYETHVRGLTMHPSSGGKFRGSYLGVIDKIPYLKRLGITAVEFMPLQEFNPHENTLVNPETGERLKNYWGYNTIAFFAPYEGYGSRLYPGCQVDEFKAMVKALHKAGIEVLLDVVFNHTAEGDETGPTLNFRGLDNSIYYILEEDKRRYKNYSGCGNTMNCNHPVVRNYILDCLRYWVVEMHVDGFRFDLASILGRDRNGQLVPNPPLLEQIAEDPILRDVKLIAEAWDAGGAYLVGRFPGERWSEWNGHYRDDVRRYWRGDPGMAGALASRLCGSADVYEHSGKAPVNSINFVTCHDGFTLNDLVSYERKHNFANGENNRDGCNCNYSANYGWEGPTDDPTINRIRLRQMKNFMATLLVSRGVPMILGGDEFCRTQRGNNNAYCQDNEISWYDWTLVEKNRDFLEFVRGMIAFRRRHPVLSREKFYRPEDVSWFNPAGLIPDWHGDTAIGSHIHVRDEEGPELCLLFNAHPHPVSFVLPAPPQGCRWFKMVDTDAAPPFDVCQPGHGVPQQEPSLWVQDRSMVVLVAEPSA
- the amoC gene encoding bacterial ammonia monooxygenase, subunit AmoC, with the protein product MAATTVSGVEAQDKPLLDVKWLVFALSIYTVFYIWVRWYEGVYGWSAGLDAFAPEFETYWMNFLYTEIVLEVVTASILWGYLWKTRDRNLAALTPREELRRNITHLIWLLAYAWALYWGASYFTEQDGTWHQTIVRDTDFTPSHIIEFYLSYPIYIITGFGTFLYAKTRLPYFAQGISLPYLILVIGPFMILPNVGLNEWGHTFWFMEELFVAPLHYGFVVFGWLALAICGVLLQIFASFSNLIKKDLCPDLP
- a CDS encoding YgiQ family radical SAM protein; the encoded protein is MNGAPDLFSYRKHWAECFGTAPQLPMSRAEMDALGWDCCDVVIVTGDAYVDHPSFGMAIIGRLLEAQGFRVGIIAQPDWTSAEDFRRLGKPRLFFGVTGGNMDSMVNRYTADRRIRSTDAYTPDGEPNRRPDRCVTVYAHRCREAYKDVPIVLGGIEASLRRIAHYDYWSDSVRRSVLVDAKADLLVYGNGERAVVAIAHRLAAGEPITQLTDIRGTAFLRKGVPPDWTEIDSTSLDRPGPKFAATDPYAARPPCDPRPEARVLRPDQRAATVIRLPSFEAVRDDRVLYAHASRILHLETNPGNARALVQRHGDREVWVNPPPIPLSTQELDGVYDLPYSRRPHTSYGDRKIPAFEMIQHSVTIMRGCFGGCTFCSITEHEGRIIQSRSEDSILREIETIRDSSPTFTGHISDLGGPTANMYRLACKDKAIESACRRLSCVYPSICKNLNTDHGPLIALYRRARSLPGIKKITIGSGLRYDLAVTSPEYVKELVTHHVGGYLKIAPEHTEPGPLAKMMKPGIGSYDRFKALFDRYSKAAGKEQYLIPYFIAAHPGTTDQDMLHLALWLKRQGFRLDQVQTFLPSPMALATAMYHSGKNPLHRVDRTSEVVSVPKRLSQRRLHKAFLRYHDPDNWPLLRAALKRLGRADLIGNGKQHLVPAWQPAGTGGQPEGVRGARPFPRLQGGVAPARPGRRR